From Oryza sativa Japonica Group chromosome 4, ASM3414082v1, one genomic window encodes:
- the LOC4336759 gene encoding scarecrow-like protein 8, with protein MEPGAPWRDPRQGYLYGVGSAVQMPMQQRSDAAAAGGVLKRSLGDMERWQQHQHQQRQIAMQQQLYLRTVRQRTAAASAAVSPLTSADIAAVLGGPPSQPLVLSGSSMGGAFGSPSSTLSSITTASRAVAMPLMQPQLQRQQQVTYMASSPQVQAFGTARALPPAPATSDLSILQELEKQLLGDDDEVEAAMSGTGSAVTGSEWEEQLNSITAAPSPPLTAATTPNNNNNAVGMTRSPSNSSTSTASSSASCSPPTSATTSRQLLSEAAAAIADGHNETAATHLTALKRAANSRGDVEQRLVAMMVAALSSRIGQTASVPDICGGETRAGSQLLHDISPCFRLALHAANVAIVDAVGDHRAIHLVDFDVSAPQHADLIRCLAARRLPGTSLKVTAVTDPASPFTQSVTATLHLQKLAERAGIDYRFKMVSCRAGEIEASKLGCEAGEALAVNLAFALSHVPDESVSPANPRDEILRRVRALGPQVVALVEQELNSNTAPLTTRFTDACAHYGAILESLDATIPRESAERARAEAALGGRAANAVAREGADRLERCEVFGKWRSRFGMAGFRPVALGPGIADQVLARQGPVAAGFAVKAENGVLRLGWMGRVVTVASAWR; from the coding sequence ATGGAGCCAGGCGCGCCGTGGCGCGATCCGCGCCAGGGGTACCTGTATGGCGTCGGATCGGCGGTGCAGATGCCGATGCAGCAGCGCTccgacgcggccgcggccggcgggGTGCTCAAGAGGAGCCTCGGCGACATGGAGAGGTGgcagcagcaccagcatcaGCAGCGACAGATTGcgatgcagcagcagctgtaCCTGCGAACCGTGAGGCAGCGCacggccgcggcgtcggcggccgtcTCGCCGCTCACCTCGGCGGATATCGCGGCTGTTCTAGGCGGGCCACCGTCCCAGCCTCTGGTTCTATCCGGGTCCAGCATGGGAGGGGCCTTCggatcgccgtcgtcgacgctgTCGTCCATCACCACCGCGTCCAGGGCGGTGGCGATGCCGCTCATGCAGCCACAgctgcagcggcagcagcaggtgACATACATGGCGTCCTCGCCACAGGTTCAGGCCTTTGGAACGGCGAGGGCGCTGCCTccagcgccggcgacgagcgaccTGTCCATCCTGCAGGAGCTCGAGAAGCAGCTtctcggagacgacgatgaggTGGAGGCCGCGATGAGCGGGACCGGCTCCGCGGTCACCGGGTCCGAGTGGGAGGAGCAACTCAACTCCATCaccgcggcgccgtcgccccCACTTACTGCGGCGACGACCCCGAACAACAACAATAACGCCGTGGGTATGACGCGGTCGCCCTCGAACTCGTCCACCTCCACGGCGTCTTCCTCGGCTTCCTGTtcgccgccgacctcggccACCACGTCGCGGCAACTACTCTccgaggcggcggctgccaTCGCCGACGGACACAATGAAACGGCGGCCACTCATCTGACCGCCCTCAAGCGCGCGGCGAACTCACGCGGCGACGTGGAGCAGCGGCTGGTTGCTATGATGGTGGCGGCGTTGTCCTCCCGCATTGGTCAGACCGCCTCAGTCCCGGACATCTGCGGCGGCGAGACGCGCGCCGGGTCCCAACTCCTCCACGACATATCCCCGTGCTTCCGCCTCGCCCTCCACGCTGCAAACGTGGCCAtcgtcgacgccgtcggcgaCCACCGCGCCATACACCTGGTGGACTTCGACGTCAGTGCCCCGCAGCACGCCGACCTCATCAGGTGCCTCGCTGCTCGCCGGTTGCCCGGAACCTCCCTGAAggtcaccgccgtcaccgatccCGCCTCACCATTCACGCAGTCTGTAACAGCAACACTCCACCTCCAGAAGCTCGCCGAGCGAGCGGGCATAGATTACCGGTTCAAAATGGTGAGCTGCAGAGCAGGGGAGATAGAAGCATCCAAGCTGGGGTGCGAGGCCGGGGAGGCGCTGGCTGTCAACCTGGCGTTCGCGCTCTCCCACGTCCCCGACGAGAGCGTCTCGCCGGCGAACCCGCGCGACGAGATCCTCCGGCGGGTGCGCGCCCTCGGCCCGCAGGTGGTGGCCCTCGTGGAGCAGGAGCTGAACTCCAACACGGCCCCGCTGACCACGCGCTTCACCGACGCGTGCGCGCACTACGGGGCCATCCTGGAGTCGCTGGACGCCACGATCCCCCGGGAGAGCGCGGAGAGGGCGCGTGCTGAGGCGGCGCTGGGCGGGAGGGCGGCGAACGCGGTGGCCAGGGAAGGCGCCGACCGGCTGGAGCGGTGCGAGGTGTTCGGCAAGTGGCGCTCCCGGTTCGGCATGGCGGGATTCCGGCCGGTGGCGCTCGGACCGGGCATTGCTGACCAGGTGTTGGCCCGGCAGGGCCCCGTCGCGGCAGGGTTCGCCGTCAAGGCGGAGAACGGCGTGCTCCGGCTCGGATGGATGGGGCGCGTGGTCACCGTCGCCTCCGCCTGGCGTTAG